The Populus alba chromosome 6, ASM523922v2, whole genome shotgun sequence genomic interval gaaaaacaatagatGAGTTTTGATATGATTTTGACTAAATTTACCGTAAGTTAACCAAGTCACATATTAACCCGTGTTTTTGATGTTTCATACCCGATCAATTCTCTCCAAGTTATTTTTGAAACCCAAGCAGCTCTAAACCTCGTCACAAGTCAACCCATCATTTTACCTTTTATTGATTTATCTCTTTTGTATAATCCACTTTTAAGTTTTTACAACCTCATCTGAATCtacttgttttttgatttttgattttttttgatttattgttttattttccatcCTTTTGAATTCTTGAGAATTggcttttctaattttttattttttttacaatgtcaAAGTATGACTTTTTTTCTATACACTCGAACATTTTCTTTCTACAATACAGAAAATTCAGCCCGACAAACAGCGAATCTTTACATTACAGAAACTTCGGCCCGCCCGACACGCAGCGAATCGTGGATTCCCCATCTAGTGATGAACGtaagataatgataataaaaatataatcaagcaTGGTATAAAATTTCGGCAAGGCTCTTACAGGAACTCAGCGAGAGAATTAAACAGTAATCATTTCTCACAAGTCACAAGCCATGCCACGGATTCCACATGCCTTTCCGCACTCAACAAAATATGGTCCCGAGAAAATTTGTCACTCTCGACAATTCAGCAGAGTTTCCATGCTGAGTTAAGACCCCATAAATTTTGATGGTCCGCATACCAAGATCAATAGGCATCAAAGCAAATCATAAACATTATTGGAAAAATATAACCAAAAAACGCATTTCACAAAAGTCAACCATGGTGTGATTCATTGATAATTTGGCAGATAATCAGCCATCATTCAGAAACTTGAAATAGAGCATCAATCCACTGCCAGTCATCGGTCTCATGGCCTCCTATATTTACCGTAGTAAAATGATTTTTCTACCTCATCAGCAAGAGATTAATTACTCTTATTTACCGAGACTGTGCATGTGGAAAAACAACCATTTTACTTCACCACTTCAAATTTGGAACGGAGGTTGGATATCATGACTGGGCACTCTCCCTTCTCATCATACTCGTTGAAGTCCTCTCCAGACAAGTCAATGTCTTCATATTTTGTCCCTGCAATCTGCAAAAATGACTCGCTTTAAGCTGGAaatatttatcaagaaaaggaaaagacacCGAACACTTCCAGACATGTTGTGATTCAAGATATTGCATCAAGATTAGTTCACAAAAAGAAGCATGGATAATTTGCAACTGAAGCCATACACAATATAGCAATAGCAAAGTTCATCtattaataaaagaattagaatCATAAGAGCTACACCAATTATTtaacaaagaaattaaacaaatgtTTGTGGTTCCATCTGCTGGTTTCATTTAAATCTTACAAGTTTTTGTTCTGTAGCCTGTAGGGTGTATAATGATTCCAAATTTCAACTACCAAACACTTGGAAAAAGTAATTTTCCATTCTTTAAGTTCTTGAACCTGTTGTTTATCACTCTGTTCTGTTGTTCTCCCACCCCAcctcaacacacacacacaggtGCATCTCATGCAATTCATTGTGAACAGAGAGGGAAGAGGGTCCACCTTTAGTTTTGACATGAAGTATATTTAAAATCATTGGTGTTCACCAAGCATGTAAACCTATTTTGAACGACAAAAGATATGTCAAATTTAAGATATTGATAAAATGGTGATACACTAATGTGTTATGCCTACCAGTTCCATTCCCTTACATATCTAGCTTGAACACATGGTTTTTGCATTCAATAACAATGCATGATAAATTTCTCCATCTTATCAGTTGCAAGTTTGCAACTCAGTAATGGGCACCGAGATTGAtcagatttttttcaaatccacCCTGGATATAAAGCTTTCTTCAATATAAATGTTTCCCAGTTTGAGAATGTTTAAATGCAAACGGGTCTTGAATGTTCATATGCAGCACAAAGTTCAAAGACaaccatgaaagaaaaaaaaaacaaaatagcattGCAAATAAGAAGTCTGATAGTAAAATGGTAAGTGCATGCTCCTTCGGCCCAGCAATGATGGAGAAATAAGCTTGAGCACAGTATTCCTTTAATGGATTTGGATCAAGGAACACAATAGATCATGTTCATGAAATCCAAGCCATTGATTTCAAATCAATGGTAAGGATTTCTtcacaaaataaagtaaataccatttaaaaaaaaaaattataatcacgCACTAATTTGTATGAATGAAATCGTAACTGTTGATATTCAACCAATGGCTTGGATTAGATCCCAATCCTCCTTCAATGATCCATTATTATTCCAAGGgattaaacaaaagaaatgcACCTGAGTCACATTGTCCTTTACTTCACAAATCCACAAACCATCAatacttttgaatgattaaTGTTCAATAAGAGAGTTTCAGGAAAAGAAACTTACAGATTCAGCTGTCCATGCACCACTGAATACAAAACCCTCTGGCTCATAACCTCTGAAGTCAAATAACATCAATGGGGCATATTTTCCTCCCTCACTCAGTTCCTGGGTCAGTGGTTTGCCTTTGCCTGGGATCATTGTCACAGTTCCATCCCTCCCACAAAACTTGCACtgttcatgaaaaaaaaggcTCATAGAATCATCATTCAGCATTTGAAGATGATATTTCATACGAAATACTGCCATTACATGATGCCCAAGGACAGAAGCAGGCTGATATAGCCAAATAACTCAAACTACTATCTATTCCCCAAACCTACCAACATATAAATAGTCACAAACTATCATTATGAAACAGCAAGTACAATTTACACAATTCATTTGCTTTTCACACAACAAGTATCATTCAATGCACATCTCTAATTATAGTTTGCTTTATTTAGCTCAAATACATACTGCCCTGTTTCctgatcaaaattttaaatactttCAAAGCTTAATACCACAGCCACTAATTATAAAACACCAGGAAAAACCTAAATAATAACATCTTGTTGCTTAAGAATTCTCACATGACTTGATCCTACAGATAATGACTAAACATAACTAAAGAACCTAAATAATAACATCTTGTTGCTTAAAAATTCTCACAAGATTTGATCCTACAGATAATGACTAAACACAAGTCAAGAAATTTAAACAGGTTCTTTTGTTGCTGCAAAGGTGAAATGGTCACGACAAGAAATCAATAACAAAAGTCCTAGCTATGTTTGAATCACATTACAcctgaaaaaaaaccaagaaaacataGAATCAAGATCAACAGAGCCGTACTATGAAACACCATGGTAAATGCTGTGCTTTCAATATCACAACTTTCCCCTTTTCGTTTGCAGCAACCAACCAGAGCATCATTTCATGAACTAAACAAACTCTCCATCTCAATAAATCAATTCCACTACTAGCTAATCGCATGAGATTGTGTGattgattttacaaaaataaaaggagcaaTGAAACAAAAGATTACCTTCTGAATGAGATGAGCAATTCCCTTTCCCTGAAGTGGAACAGTGTCATTCAAAGTCACACATGTTTCTTTCTGGCTCACCTCTCCACACCTTCCACATTTAATCTACATCTCCAACAagcaaaacatataaataaatatataaatcaacaaACAACCTAGCAGATCTTACTAGTGACTATACTCAATAACAAAAGGAAcagaaaatagaaacaaaaaaccataaaaattctAAACATTATACAATACATATGTATGACCCAAATAGATTGATGCAAAAGCAAAGGAGATTCAAATTCCCTTCCAAACTTCTAGTTTTTGCAAGGAAGATGACCTAATGCCACCTAAACAACAAAGCAAAGGAAGGGGCATAATGCCCttgcaataaagaaaaaagcagaTTAAACGTCAAAACACGGGCTCAAATGATTTctgatgaagatgaaatttCCTCACTGGAAGTTAACAATTCAACAAGTTCCTCAGCCTCTTGTTCGACCATACCAAATAAATACCTAAACACTTGTTGACATAGGTACAATAAAGGTTCTTCTGTTAAAAGCCCAATTGTTACTCCAATAATTAGTGTCTTCTTTTGCTAAAACAGAAGAAGATTCCTCATGGCATGAGAAACAAATTTCTATCAAGACAAGTAATCTTGAACTTGATgaatcaaaatccaaaagggtGTGATGGTTTTAAATTCCAAATATTCAAATACCCCTCTTCAAACTGTTTTCAGGTGGTGACTTCAAAAACCcctcaaaataattttcagaaacaaaacaattttcaacaatatttttcaactcaaaattttcaaaagattttgcTAAAAGAACATGGGTTTTACCGTAACAATCCAAGGATTTTTTGCCAAAAATATTTTCCCTCCAAACTGGCATTTTAAAGCTTGAGATATAAGCAAGTCttgaaattattatgaaaatatattgaaattggTCCGgtcaaaatcaaacacaatacaCAAAAAGGCCATTCCAATTTTGTAACCCATTCATTCCTTGGAGCGAACAAAAGCATACCAAAACTTTTTAACCAAAATAACACGAAGCTAAAAAGCCACTCAACATTCAATTATTGGGACTATGAACAAGCCTAGTTTAATACctttataattcaaaatcaacattTCAAGCACTCTTGAATGTTTTAATgaaaatcaagaacaaaaatccaATTCCCAATTTGGTTCATTTAATGGTGGTCCTGATTTGGAACCAGCCTAGAAATTCTTCCAGAAGGATATCAAACTTTTGGCAATAAATTTCAACCAATTCCAAAGAAAGTATCTTTTCCAAGACTTCTCcaattttgttataattttattattttatggaCCTGTGCATAGATTTTGAAAAATCCCCAATTATCTAAAACCATCTAAGTATCAACCAATCATTCTCTCCAACAAAAATCTTCAATTAATGCACCGCTAGAAGCCGCAAAATTCAAAGaagaatatttttagattatgcAAGATATTTTAGCAGATTTTGTCTCCAATTCTTCACATGAATCTAATGACCCATTTACAAATTGTGAACTAGATGCAGAAGTTTTGGTCCCattaaatcatcattttcagtaaaaaagaaaataatttttccgGGCACTAGAAGACAAATTTTTTGATGTTCAAGTACttcaacaataacaaacaaCCCTAAACAGTAATGTTACagtatttttttctatgtagaATTCTTGTACCAAGATTGATTTCAATTGCATAACTACATCCAGTTGCATCccctattttctttaattacatACATTCTCATCTAATGGATGGCCTTGCTGCCTAATTTTTACTGGTTTGctttaattttcatcaatttattttctttgttacttTATCATCCACCTAGTAAGGTCTATTAGGTATGTGAGAGGGCCCGCCGGGTCTTACAACTTAGCTATCTATTAGTGATTCACGTCTTACAACTTAATGCTGCACATTCCTCCCAAGCAAGACTTGAACCCTAGTGGCTCTTATACCAATTGGACGACGTTACCATTTTGCTAAAAGCTAGTGAAGGCACTTCTTAATCCTTTTAGCCCAGAACCAATCAGGTAACGTCTCTCATTTTGGATGTCCTATATGGGGGCCCACTAGGTCTTATGACTTAGGCTACCCGTTGGTGGGTTCAGGTCTTACAACTTAATGATGCCCATTCCAACCCAGCTTTGATATCAGGTAATAaagcaaacaaagaaaataaattggtgAAAGTTAACACAAACGAATAAAATCTGGGTGGCAGCGCCAGCCACTACATGCAAATCTATGcgattgaagaaaataaaaaagaattgggCAACAGAGCAGGCCACTGGAAGCAAATATATGCAATTGAAAttaagttgaaataaaaaacaaacaaattgattttgaaCACAGGGGATTTTGGTAGAAGAAAATATAGTACCAAATATATTTGAACACTTACAAATATAGTACCAAATTTGACACTACTTATTTTCAGGGGATTTTGGTAGAAGAAAATGAGGTTCCGAGTTTTGAGAGATTAGAAGAGAATGGAATTTTCTCCTAATGTGCTCTTGAGATTTGGGAAGTGAATGCTTCCTTATATAGAAAAATTGGTTGGTATGGTACTAGTATCAAATATCAGCATGCCAGACTAACAAAAGAGGTAAGAATCCACTCTGAATTTTGTAATTGTGAGTCGTGATTTGTAGGGTCAACACATCTAAAATTTATTGGTCCACTGTTAAAGACTGGACTCTATGGTAACTAACAAAGAATCATTGAATTCTAGGAACCTACTAAGAACCATAAGATTTGCAATATCAAGTCCTTAACACCAACTTGAAATAAATCCTACATGGATGAAGTTATATTTCTTACTATGATGGTTTATAGAACTTTAAGACAAAATTCTAATGGTTTCATAATCATTGAACAGAGTAATATAATGTTCCTCAGTTTTGAGAGTGCGATCTATTTTGTCAAAGAAATTGAAACTGCTATGGCCGTAGATTTCTTTTTGAGCAATTTTTGGAATTTCTCAATTGTCAATGGCTTTGCTAAAATTCTCagaatttatttcttcttgGTTGATCACTCTATTGCTGGTGATATTATAGGTGGGGGATGAAGAAGCTCTAAAGTACAAGTACATCTTGTTGTTTCGTTTGGGCTACCCTGACATGATCTCCTACAAGATAAGAGCTAAACCAACGGGTTCACTGCATTCTCGGACTTGCTACCGGGACCACTCCTATGAGCTTAGATCCACCCgtttcaaaaaccaaaacaaattgaaCTAGACTCACATTCCATCCCTAACCCGTGGCTAACAAGGCTATGATACCAGGTGGATatcaaaaaacaagtaaaaaagtataataaagtaacaaaaaacaaacatcaatttaagtaaaatgaaaaacaatacaGATTTAAATAACAACCAGGCATAATAATAACCACTAAAATACACAAAAAtgcaccaaaaacacaaaaattaagaaCAGTAAAGAGTATAGGATTTGAAGTAAAGAATCGAAAACCGAAAATAACCGCTGATTATGCTAAATATTCACATTGGAAAAAGCGGAAGCAGataaaaccacacacaaaaaagaCAAACTAAACAAGAATCTGAAGAAGCAGATACAGTAAGAAACCCTAGCATATGTTAATttaaatgttaagaaaattgATAGGAGAAAGAGAGTGGACCTTGAAGAAGTAAGAGAAATCAGGATCATCGCAACCGCCTTGAGGCTGGAGGCTAGCGATGTTCTCGAAATCAGCTGTTATCATTAGCATGTGATTCACCATGTTTTTCTCCCTTCCAGCGTCAAAACCAAGCTctccttcttctctctctcacttTCTGTTATGATTATCTTTGTACTGTGAGTGAGTGCGTGAATCAGACGAGAAATGCGTTTGGGGTTTTGTATCCACGTTTGAGCAAATATCAAATATACCACCGCATTACAATAATTATGAAAAGTCACGTAATAAAGAATTAAAGTACCAAAGTTAACCTGATggataagtttaaattttataatttttttttttaaaaattatataattatttattttaaaatttatagagttatttaagatatatataaattgaacaggatatttatattaataaaaaaataacaaagttaacGTATCTTCATCCATGAATTACagttataaaatgaaaatcgCTAGAagaattagtcggaatttttctccttttaaataattgtttataGATAGACGGGGGAGATTGACACCGGTAAATCATTTTGAATCTTTCTTCAATAGGGCCAGCAGGGTGGCtcattttttcattgatttgtgATAACTCAGACTCATCTTTATGCACAAGATGCAATCAATTTCCACATAGGTAGCctgaatttgaaaatttatgagggcttttttttttttttttttttttttttttttttgtggtttgaaaatatagttgtgGTTTGTGCtttttactttgaaatatattaaaataatataaaaatactaaaaatatattaatttagagaaaaaaaataaaaa includes:
- the LOC118030833 gene encoding uncharacterized protein, with amino-acid sequence MVNHMLMITADFENIASLQPQGGCDDPDFSYFFKIKCGRCGEVSQKETCVTLNDTVPLQGKGIAHLIQKCKFCGRDGTVTMIPGKGKPLTQELSEGGKYAPLMLFDFRGYEPEGFVFSGAWTAESIAGTKYEDIDLSGEDFNEYDEKGECPVMISNLRSKFEVVK